The following proteins come from a genomic window of Halomarina ordinaria:
- a CDS encoding CBS domain-containing protein, giving the protein MDGSVTVRDAMTRTFVGVTEGDSLPGTAELLLEEGATCAVVLRGRTPVGVVSQAAVLGAYVRGEAEESTVSDVMKTDVETVAPETAVVDASGRFSGSVHRLLVTDGEELLGVLTERDVLTVPHEAGDYDDGLRASTPNYGDQGICEGCGTLTRSLAVADGLALCADCRDM; this is encoded by the coding sequence ATGGACGGGAGTGTCACAGTCCGCGATGCCATGACCCGCACGTTCGTGGGGGTGACGGAGGGGGATAGCCTCCCCGGCACCGCCGAGTTACTGCTGGAGGAGGGCGCCACCTGTGCGGTCGTCCTGCGCGGGCGCACGCCGGTCGGCGTCGTCAGCCAGGCGGCGGTGCTCGGGGCGTACGTCCGGGGGGAAGCCGAGGAGTCGACCGTCTCCGACGTGATGAAGACGGACGTGGAGACGGTGGCGCCGGAGACCGCGGTGGTCGACGCCAGCGGCCGGTTCTCGGGGAGCGTCCACCGACTGCTGGTCACCGACGGGGAGGAACTGCTCGGCGTTCTGACGGAGCGCGACGTGCTCACCGTCCCCCACGAGGCGGGTGACTACGACGACGGCCTCCGGGCGAGTACCCCGAACTACGGCGACCAGGGCATCTGTGAGGGCTGTGGCACGCTCACGCGGTCGCTCGCGGTGGCGGACGGCCTCGCGCTGTGCGCCGACTGCCGGGACATGTGA
- a CDS encoding GTP cyclohydrolase III, whose translation MTSTQVTLIQIDNYGPWTVTPEPRREVDLQTLQSRLYADLSQLVGNREGYVFFTRFDNMVAVTNGIDGDAHALIQESVGNRYPVTVSLGIAVDERPIAALGRASEYLQEAGSAQDKSRQEILEGETLPERERGEEDVHIAHFDVNDATGKYTDQLNAFDTFIHIEQGYAELMRYMRTAHDALSFFVGGDNVIAVCPSLSRADYHDAIDHVDEAVGVDLKVGAGRARTAHDAGMQAKHELEVCREEGTLVELAWE comes from the coding sequence GTGACGAGTACCCAGGTCACCCTCATCCAGATCGACAACTACGGACCGTGGACGGTGACGCCGGAACCTCGCCGGGAGGTCGACCTACAGACCCTCCAGTCGCGGCTGTACGCGGACCTCTCGCAGCTCGTCGGGAACCGCGAGGGGTACGTCTTCTTCACCCGATTCGACAACATGGTGGCCGTCACCAACGGCATCGACGGCGACGCCCACGCGCTCATCCAGGAGTCGGTCGGCAACCGCTACCCGGTGACGGTGAGCCTCGGCATCGCCGTCGACGAGCGCCCCATCGCGGCGCTCGGCCGCGCGAGCGAGTACCTCCAGGAGGCCGGGAGCGCACAGGACAAGTCCCGCCAGGAGATACTCGAGGGCGAGACCCTGCCGGAGCGCGAACGCGGCGAGGAGGACGTCCACATCGCCCACTTCGACGTGAACGACGCGACGGGCAAGTACACCGACCAGTTGAACGCCTTCGACACGTTCATCCACATCGAGCAGGGCTACGCCGAACTCATGCGCTACATGCGCACCGCCCACGACGCGCTCTCCTTCTTCGTCGGCGGGGACAACGTCATCGCCGTCTGTCCGTCGCTGTCGCGGGCGGATTACCACGACGCCATCGACCACGTCGACGAGGCCGTCGGCGTCGACCTGAAGGTCGGTGCCGGTCGCGCCCGGACTGCCCACGACGCGGGTATGCAGGCGAAACACGAACTCGAGGTCTGTCGCGAGGAGGGGACGCTCGTCGAACTGGCCTGGGAGTGA
- a CDS encoding DUF7344 domain-containing protein: MATDTYSTELPSDVVADLLATPRRRLLLATLARADDCLPVATLAAHVAAAERDVPVEAVGPEERRRVWTALHDEDLPKLVATDVVAYDSTRDAVSLSRAARQLKGRLE; this comes from the coding sequence ATGGCGACAGACACCTATTCGACGGAGCTGCCGAGCGATGTCGTCGCCGACCTGCTGGCGACGCCGCGGCGGCGACTGCTGCTCGCGACGCTCGCACGGGCCGACGACTGCCTGCCGGTCGCGACGCTCGCCGCGCACGTCGCCGCCGCCGAGCGCGACGTCCCCGTCGAGGCCGTCGGCCCCGAGGAGCGCCGACGGGTCTGGACGGCGCTCCACGACGAGGACCTCCCGAAGCTGGTGGCGACGGACGTCGTCGCCTACGACTCGACGCGCGACGCGGTGTCGCTGTCGCGGGCGGCACGGCAACTGAAGGGGCGACTCGAGTAA
- a CDS encoding glycosyltransferase family 4 protein produces MRVGLVVYGDIETRSGGFAYDRGLVEALRSRGDRVDVVSLPWRSYPRGLLDNLDPRLPRRLAGEYDVLLQDELAHPSLALTNRRLRARLDCPLVGVVHHLRREEATGRERRLYEAVERAYLDTLDGVVATSEATLRSVRRLASVDEALVAPPVCDQFDPPAVDVAARAREEPFRVVALGSVVPRKGIDTLVEALARLDVPWRLTVVGGLDRDPGYVRRVRALVAARGVDDRVALAGDLPTGSVATLLERSHVLALPSRHEGFGIAYLEGMGFGLPALASERGGAREVVEDGVTGYLVPPDDPARLALRLAELEGDRDHLARMGLAARERFEAHPTWAETGARVRAFLADLAGGPTAHAEVA; encoded by the coding sequence ATGCGCGTCGGACTCGTCGTCTACGGCGACATCGAGACGCGAAGCGGCGGGTTCGCCTACGACCGCGGCCTCGTCGAGGCGCTTCGCTCCCGTGGCGACCGCGTCGACGTCGTCTCGCTCCCGTGGCGCTCCTACCCCCGCGGACTGCTCGACAACCTCGACCCGCGCCTCCCCCGGCGACTCGCCGGCGAGTACGACGTCCTCCTGCAGGACGAACTCGCCCACCCCTCGCTCGCGCTGACGAACCGGCGGCTCCGTGCCCGTCTGGACTGCCCGCTGGTCGGCGTCGTCCACCACCTGCGCCGCGAGGAGGCGACGGGCCGCGAGAGGCGGCTGTACGAGGCCGTCGAGCGCGCCTACCTCGACACGCTCGACGGCGTCGTCGCGACCAGCGAGGCGACGCTGCGCTCGGTGCGTCGCCTCGCGTCGGTCGACGAGGCGCTCGTCGCGCCGCCCGTCTGTGATCAGTTCGACCCGCCGGCGGTGGACGTCGCCGCCCGCGCCCGCGAGGAGCCGTTCCGCGTCGTCGCGCTGGGGAGCGTCGTCCCGCGCAAGGGCATCGACACGCTGGTGGAGGCGCTCGCCCGGCTGGACGTCCCCTGGCGGCTCACCGTCGTCGGCGGCCTCGACCGCGACCCGGGCTACGTCCGTCGGGTACGAGCGCTCGTCGCGGCCCGCGGCGTCGACGACCGGGTGGCGCTCGCCGGCGACCTGCCGACGGGGAGCGTCGCGACCCTCCTCGAACGGAGTCACGTCCTCGCGCTCCCCTCGCGCCACGAGGGGTTCGGCATCGCCTACCTGGAGGGGATGGGGTTCGGCCTCCCGGCGCTGGCGAGCGAGCGCGGCGGCGCCCGCGAGGTCGTCGAGGACGGCGTCACCGGCTACCTCGTCCCGCCCGACGACCCGGCACGGCTCGCGCTCCGACTCGCGGAGCTCGAGGGCGACCGCGACCACCTCGCGCGGATGGGTCTCGCCGCCCGCGAGCGCTTCGAGGCGCACCCGACGTGGGCGGAGACGGGGGCTCGCGTGCGTGCGTTCCTCGCCGACCTGGCGGGCGGACCCACCGCGCACGCGGAGGTCGCCTGA
- a CDS encoding 6-pyruvoyl trahydropterin synthase family protein translates to MYTVTVTRDFIAQHYLTVPNPGPEGDLHSHHFEAELTLSGPDLDQYRYLTDIDAVNALLDEVEARYADATLNDLPEFEGVNPSVEHFARVVWERASEALDPDFVETLAVRLWEDETACAGYEQSL, encoded by the coding sequence ATGTACACCGTCACCGTCACCCGAGACTTCATCGCACAGCACTACCTCACGGTGCCGAACCCCGGCCCGGAGGGCGACCTCCACTCGCACCACTTCGAGGCCGAACTCACCCTGTCGGGCCCGGACCTCGACCAGTACCGGTACCTCACGGACATCGACGCCGTGAACGCCCTCCTCGACGAGGTGGAGGCCCGCTACGCCGACGCGACGCTCAACGACCTCCCGGAGTTCGAGGGGGTGAACCCGAGCGTCGAGCACTTCGCGCGCGTCGTCTGGGAGCGCGCGAGCGAGGCGCTCGACCCCGACTTCGTCGAGACGCTCGCCGTCCGGCTGTGGGAGGACGAGACCGCCTGCGCGGGCTACGAGCAGTCGCTCTGA
- a CDS encoding zinc-dependent alcohol dehydrogenase has product MTVRSLYFTGPSEVAVRERSRPSPGPDELLVESERSAISSGTELLVYRGETEPSMAADETLDALSGTFEYPLRYGYAVVGRVVEAGANVADWADERVFAFNPHESHFLADPDEVVRVPSGMSAERAVFLANTEAAVNFVMDGRPMVGERVCVFGQGVVGLLTTGLLAEFPLDALVTVEPHDGRRELSAELGATALDSEGAAREALADEHVDGADLTYELSGNPRALDAALDATGYAGRVVVGSWYGTKPVPLSLDGQFHRSHVRLRASQVSRIDPDHEGRWDKSRRFETVRDALDRLEPERFVTHRLPVEHADEAYRLLDDHPEEAVQVLLTYP; this is encoded by the coding sequence ATGACCGTCCGGTCGCTCTACTTCACGGGACCGTCGGAGGTGGCGGTGCGCGAACGCAGTCGTCCCTCGCCCGGTCCCGACGAACTGCTCGTCGAGAGCGAGCGCTCGGCCATCAGTTCCGGCACCGAGTTGCTCGTCTACCGCGGGGAGACCGAGCCATCGATGGCGGCCGACGAGACGCTCGACGCCCTGTCGGGGACGTTCGAGTACCCGCTTCGCTACGGCTACGCCGTCGTCGGCCGGGTGGTCGAGGCCGGTGCGAACGTCGCCGACTGGGCGGACGAGCGGGTCTTCGCGTTCAACCCCCACGAGAGTCACTTCCTCGCCGACCCGGACGAGGTGGTCCGCGTCCCGTCCGGGATGTCGGCCGAGCGCGCCGTCTTCCTCGCCAACACGGAGGCGGCGGTGAACTTCGTCATGGACGGCCGGCCGATGGTCGGCGAGCGCGTCTGCGTCTTCGGACAGGGCGTCGTCGGCCTGCTGACCACCGGCCTCCTCGCCGAGTTCCCGCTCGACGCGCTGGTGACGGTCGAACCGCACGACGGTCGGCGCGAACTCTCGGCGGAACTCGGCGCGACGGCGCTCGACTCCGAGGGAGCCGCCCGGGAGGCCCTCGCCGACGAACACGTCGACGGCGCCGACCTCACCTACGAACTGTCGGGAAACCCGCGGGCGCTCGACGCGGCCCTCGACGCGACGGGCTACGCCGGGCGGGTCGTCGTCGGGTCGTGGTACGGGACGAAACCCGTCCCGCTCTCGCTCGACGGGCAGTTCCACCGCAGTCACGTCCGCCTGCGCGCCAGCCAGGTCAGCCGCATCGACCCCGACCACGAGGGGCGCTGGGACAAGTCCCGGCGCTTCGAGACGGTCCGCGACGCGCTCGACCGCCTCGAACCCGAGCGGTTCGTCACCCACCGCCTCCCCGTCGAACACGCCGACGAGGCCTACCGACTGCTCGACGACCACCCCGAGGAGGCCGTCCAGGTGCTCCTCACCTACCCATGA
- a CDS encoding DUF5785 family protein, with protein sequence MADTDWPSDPDSDEGSEGMRKYGQAILAKKLDEEEDFPLRAEDFVAEHGDEPIRVNYKQVVSVADIFEHVEEEAFESIIDFHTATGRAMRRADYWNFRPDGEDPV encoded by the coding sequence ATGGCGGATACAGACTGGCCTTCCGACCCGGACTCCGACGAGGGGAGCGAGGGCATGCGCAAGTACGGGCAGGCGATTCTCGCGAAGAAACTCGACGAGGAAGAGGACTTCCCGCTGCGCGCCGAGGACTTCGTCGCGGAACACGGCGACGAGCCCATCCGCGTCAACTACAAGCAGGTCGTGAGCGTCGCCGACATCTTCGAACACGTCGAGGAGGAGGCGTTCGAGTCCATCATCGACTTCCACACCGCGACGGGGCGCGCGATGCGCCGCGCCGACTACTGGAACTTCCGACCCGACGGCGAGGACCCCGTCTGA
- a CDS encoding DUF420 domain-containing protein: MQLEARAHVPALTGVLSVVSLALVFGAVGGVLPTESLPRSEPLLALVPHLNAVISAAAIVAILSGWRWIRRGDVTRHRAAMLAAFGLFVAFLVLYLYRVSIEGATDFPGPEGVYTYVYLPLLAVHVTLAIVCIPLLYYVLLLAATRPWRELGATRHPTVGRVAAGLWLVSFSLGIVVYLLLYVVY, encoded by the coding sequence GTGCAACTGGAAGCCAGAGCGCACGTCCCGGCGCTGACGGGCGTGCTGTCGGTCGTCTCGCTCGCGCTGGTGTTCGGGGCGGTCGGGGGGGTCCTGCCGACCGAGAGCCTCCCGCGGTCGGAGCCGCTGCTCGCCCTCGTTCCGCACCTCAACGCCGTCATCAGCGCGGCCGCCATCGTCGCCATCCTCTCGGGGTGGCGCTGGATACGCCGCGGCGACGTGACGCGCCACCGCGCCGCCATGCTCGCCGCCTTCGGCCTGTTCGTCGCCTTCCTCGTCCTCTACCTCTACCGCGTGAGCATCGAGGGGGCGACCGACTTCCCCGGTCCCGAGGGCGTCTACACCTACGTCTACCTCCCCCTGCTCGCGGTGCACGTCACGCTCGCCATCGTCTGCATCCCCCTGCTGTACTACGTCCTCCTGCTGGCGGCGACCCGGCCGTGGCGCGAACTCGGGGCGACCCGTCACCCGACGGTCGGTCGCGTCGCGGCGGGTCTGTGGCTCGTCTCGTTCTCCCTCGGTATCGTCGTCTACCTCCTGCTGTACGTCGTCTACTGA
- a CDS encoding L-aspartate oxidase produces the protein MTSSETPARERRHARDGVEYETVEVPVLVVGAGAAGARTAIALAENDVDCLVVGKRDHGDAHTTWAAGGINAALGTLDPQDDPAIHAADTLDEGHFLNDPHGVETVTRAMPDRIRELEAWGMPFSRTDDGEVDQRYFGAQSFRRTCFVGDRTGEAILETLVARAQDLSIPYRENVMITRLLSDGERVYGAVGYDMEDGHFLLFEADAVVLAAGGYSSLYNRHSSRDDENNGDGPALAYDAGARLMDLEFVQFHPTGMMGAAYGEDWDGRLVTEAVRGEGGRLYNAEGERFMEAYSPEQMELDARDVVARAIAREVDEGRGTENGGVYLDVSHRDRAFIEERLPRMYERFGDLGVDLAEEPVEVAPTAHYSMGGVDIDFDTGATAVDRLYAVGETTAGVHGANRLGGNSLAETVALGKVVGEHLAERAFDERPTLPESQRRLAEEQFAALDRLTDGEGEEDPEALLEEVGALLEDHAGILRDEASLSAGLDALADLRERAGDLDVGERTSRSFEYAVDLGFTLTVAEGVLRGALERTESRGAHYRTDYPDVDEAWRRNVLYEHDRDGMALSTREVGTPSDAVQAALDAGYELDYHQLE, from the coding sequence ATGACGTCCTCCGAAACACCGGCCAGAGAGCGTCGTCACGCGCGAGACGGGGTGGAGTACGAGACGGTCGAGGTCCCGGTCCTGGTCGTCGGGGCGGGCGCCGCCGGCGCCCGGACGGCCATCGCACTCGCCGAGAACGACGTGGACTGCCTCGTCGTCGGCAAACGCGACCACGGCGACGCCCACACCACGTGGGCCGCCGGCGGCATCAACGCCGCCCTCGGGACGCTCGACCCTCAGGACGACCCGGCGATTCACGCCGCCGACACCCTCGACGAGGGGCACTTCCTCAACGACCCCCACGGCGTCGAGACCGTGACGCGGGCGATGCCCGACCGGATCCGGGAACTCGAGGCGTGGGGGATGCCGTTCAGCCGCACCGACGACGGCGAGGTCGACCAGCGCTACTTCGGCGCCCAGTCGTTCCGCCGGACCTGCTTCGTCGGCGACCGCACCGGCGAGGCCATCCTCGAGACGCTCGTCGCCCGGGCGCAGGACCTCTCGATACCCTACCGCGAGAACGTGATGATTACCAGACTGCTCTCGGACGGCGAGCGCGTCTACGGCGCCGTCGGCTACGACATGGAGGACGGCCACTTCCTCCTGTTCGAGGCCGACGCCGTCGTCCTCGCCGCCGGGGGGTACAGTTCGCTCTACAACCGCCACTCCTCGCGCGACGACGAGAACAACGGCGACGGGCCGGCGCTCGCCTACGACGCCGGCGCCCGCCTGATGGACCTGGAGTTCGTCCAGTTCCACCCCACCGGCATGATGGGGGCGGCCTACGGCGAGGACTGGGACGGCCGCCTCGTCACCGAGGCCGTCCGCGGCGAGGGCGGACGCCTCTACAACGCGGAGGGCGAGCGGTTCATGGAGGCGTACTCGCCCGAGCAGATGGAACTCGACGCGCGTGACGTCGTCGCCCGCGCCATCGCGCGGGAGGTCGACGAGGGACGCGGGACCGAGAACGGGGGCGTCTACCTCGACGTCTCGCACCGCGACCGGGCGTTCATCGAGGAGCGCCTCCCGCGGATGTACGAGCGCTTCGGGGACCTCGGCGTCGACCTGGCGGAGGAACCGGTCGAGGTGGCGCCGACGGCCCACTACTCGATGGGCGGCGTCGACATCGACTTCGACACCGGCGCGACGGCCGTCGACCGCCTCTACGCCGTCGGCGAGACGACGGCGGGCGTCCACGGCGCCAACCGCCTCGGCGGCAACTCGCTGGCCGAGACGGTCGCCCTCGGGAAGGTCGTCGGCGAACACCTCGCCGAGCGCGCGTTCGACGAACGGCCGACGCTTCCCGAGTCCCAGCGCCGCCTCGCCGAGGAGCAGTTCGCCGCGCTCGACCGCCTGACCGACGGCGAGGGCGAGGAGGACCCCGAGGCGCTCCTCGAAGAGGTCGGCGCACTCCTCGAGGACCACGCCGGCATCCTCCGTGACGAGGCGAGCCTCTCGGCGGGCCTCGACGCCCTCGCCGACCTGCGCGAGCGCGCGGGGGACCTCGACGTGGGCGAGCGCACCTCGCGCTCGTTCGAGTACGCCGTCGACCTCGGGTTCACGCTCACCGTCGCCGAGGGCGTCCTCCGGGGCGCGCTCGAACGGACCGAGTCCCGCGGCGCACACTACCGCACGGACTACCCGGACGTCGACGAGGCGTGGCGGCGGAACGTCCTCTACGAGCACGACCGCGACGGGATGGCGCTCTCGACGCGCGAGGTCGGAACGCCCAGCGACGCGGTCCAGGCGGCCCTCGACGCCGGCTACGAACTCGACTACCACCAGCTAGAGTGA
- a CDS encoding helix-turn-helix domain-containing protein, with the protein MAKYSTGGVRSGESDACELCGAEGVSLQSATVAGAVLQVCSDCRRHGSEGGSKSGSDGGGGGGGRSQGGPSGEEDRKLRAVRNAARLADARKGDGQRWEEGTDYEDDPLPYLTRGYGDRVVEAREEAGLTTAELAGELGAREADVVAVEQGRANSAEVGGSLITALEERLSVQLTEGE; encoded by the coding sequence ATGGCGAAATACTCGACCGGCGGCGTCCGCTCGGGCGAGAGCGACGCGTGCGAGCTCTGCGGTGCGGAGGGCGTGTCGCTCCAGTCCGCGACGGTCGCCGGCGCGGTCCTGCAGGTCTGTTCGGACTGTCGCCGCCACGGCAGCGAGGGCGGTTCCAAGAGCGGCAGCGACGGGGGCGGCGGGGGCGGCGGGCGTTCGCAGGGCGGTCCCTCCGGCGAGGAGGACCGCAAGCTCCGGGCGGTCCGGAACGCGGCACGGCTCGCCGACGCCCGGAAGGGCGACGGCCAGCGCTGGGAGGAGGGGACGGACTACGAGGACGACCCGCTGCCCTACCTGACCCGCGGCTACGGCGACCGGGTGGTCGAGGCGCGAGAGGAGGCCGGCCTCACGACGGCGGAACTCGCCGGCGAACTCGGCGCGCGCGAGGCGGACGTCGTCGCCGTCGAACAGGGCCGCGCCAACAGCGCGGAGGTGGGCGGGTCGCTCATCACCGCACTCGAGGAGCGCCTGAGCGTCCAGCTCACCGAGGGGGAGTAG
- a CDS encoding alanyl-tRNA editing protein gives MSSHAARDPYTTRFEATVASRDGREVVLDSTYFYPEGGGQPADRGTIAGARVVDVQQRDGEVVHTLAEDDAGAVEQGATVEGVVDEAFRTYCMRAHTASHVLYGAGRRLLSDLGYGGFGITEGKVRVDFSTTTDIDDGTLVDLERLVNRAVWESRPVTWEERPREEALSDEAVAFNTKTEEGIAGDTVRIVTVGRGNGNEVWDAAACGGTHVSNTRELGPVTVLGRSNPGEGLTRVEFGVGEAGIERRAAEKRAALDAARTLGTNVTDLPAEADRLREERDALAADRADLRERLVDVRIADLREETVERDGRTWLVGDVEGLDANGLADRAQALVGDGVDVAALVNGSSLAVATGGDPEAGDVVDAVTDEFGGGGGGSPTVAQGGGLGAENETVVAFLRGE, from the coding sequence ATGAGTTCCCACGCCGCACGAGACCCCTACACGACCCGCTTCGAGGCGACGGTCGCCTCGCGCGACGGCCGCGAGGTCGTCCTCGACTCGACGTACTTCTACCCCGAGGGCGGGGGCCAACCCGCCGACCGGGGGACCATCGCCGGCGCGCGCGTCGTCGACGTCCAGCAACGCGACGGCGAGGTGGTCCACACCCTCGCGGAGGACGACGCGGGAGCGGTCGAGCAGGGCGCGACCGTCGAGGGGGTGGTCGACGAGGCGTTCCGCACGTACTGCATGCGCGCGCACACGGCCAGTCACGTCCTCTACGGCGCGGGTCGGCGGCTCCTCTCGGACCTCGGCTACGGCGGCTTCGGCATCACCGAGGGGAAGGTACGCGTCGACTTCTCGACGACGACCGACATCGACGACGGGACGCTCGTCGACCTGGAGCGCCTCGTCAACCGTGCGGTCTGGGAGTCCCGACCGGTGACGTGGGAGGAGCGCCCCCGCGAGGAGGCGCTCTCGGACGAGGCCGTCGCGTTCAACACCAAGACAGAGGAGGGTATCGCGGGCGACACGGTCCGCATCGTCACCGTCGGTCGAGGGAACGGGAACGAGGTGTGGGACGCGGCTGCCTGCGGCGGTACCCACGTCTCGAACACCCGTGAACTCGGCCCCGTCACCGTCCTCGGTCGGTCGAACCCCGGCGAGGGCCTCACTCGCGTCGAGTTCGGGGTCGGCGAGGCGGGCATCGAGCGCCGGGCGGCGGAGAAGCGCGCCGCCCTCGACGCCGCTCGAACACTCGGGACGAACGTCACCGACCTCCCCGCCGAGGCCGACCGCCTGCGCGAGGAGCGCGACGCGCTCGCCGCCGACCGCGCCGACCTGCGCGAGCGCCTCGTCGACGTGCGCATCGCCGACCTCAGGGAGGAGACCGTCGAGCGCGACGGCCGGACGTGGCTGGTCGGCGACGTCGAAGGACTGGACGCGAACGGCCTCGCCGACCGCGCACAGGCGCTCGTGGGTGACGGGGTGGACGTGGCGGCGCTGGTCAACGGGTCGTCGCTCGCCGTGGCGACCGGCGGCGACCCCGAGGCGGGCGACGTCGTCGACGCGGTGACCGACGAGTTCGGCGGCGGCGGGGGCGGCAGTCCGACCGTCGCACAGGGCGGCGGCCTCGGCGCCGAGAACGAGACGGTCGTGGCGTTCCTGCGCGGGGAGTAG
- a CDS encoding acyl-CoA dehydrogenase family protein: MTLTAEQEAIREVVREFAVEEIQPVARECDAEERFPEDVWDGLAELDLTALTVPEEYGGFDADPVTYAVVNEEVAYGTLAVATALSVHCLATSCIAEFGDESVREEWLPEMVSGRPVGAFCLSEPGAGSNPAEMTTRAERDGDGYVIDGDKQWITNGERAGVYVVFAKTAPGEITQFLVPGDADGLTVGPREDKLGLRASDTTSVSFDGVRVPERYRLTSEGRGLSAALSILTGGRIGIAAQSVGLAQDALDRAIDYTREREQFGEPLSAIQAVRHKLADMYTTVESGRLLTREAARKKAAGTADFPRAASVAKYVASEGAMDVTNEAVQLHGGYGYTTEFDVERLYRDAKITTIYEGTTQIQQTVIARSLLD, from the coding sequence ATGACACTCACGGCCGAGCAGGAGGCCATCCGGGAGGTCGTCCGCGAGTTCGCGGTCGAGGAGATACAGCCGGTCGCACGCGAGTGCGACGCCGAGGAGCGCTTCCCGGAGGACGTCTGGGACGGCCTCGCCGAACTGGACCTGACGGCGCTGACGGTCCCCGAGGAGTACGGCGGCTTCGACGCCGACCCGGTCACCTACGCGGTGGTCAACGAGGAGGTGGCCTACGGGACGCTCGCCGTGGCGACGGCGCTGTCGGTCCACTGCCTCGCCACCTCCTGCATCGCGGAGTTCGGCGACGAGTCGGTGCGCGAGGAGTGGCTCCCCGAGATGGTCTCGGGGCGACCCGTCGGGGCGTTCTGCCTCTCGGAACCCGGCGCGGGGTCGAACCCGGCGGAGATGACGACGCGCGCCGAGCGCGACGGGGACGGGTACGTCATCGACGGCGACAAGCAGTGGATAACGAACGGCGAACGCGCGGGCGTCTACGTCGTCTTCGCGAAGACCGCCCCCGGCGAAATCACGCAGTTCCTCGTCCCGGGCGACGCCGATGGCCTCACCGTCGGTCCGCGCGAGGACAAACTCGGCCTGCGTGCGAGCGACACGACGAGCGTTTCCTTCGACGGCGTGCGCGTCCCCGAACGCTACCGCCTCACGTCCGAGGGGCGGGGGCTGTCGGCCGCGCTCTCCATCCTCACCGGCGGGCGCATCGGTATCGCCGCCCAGTCGGTCGGCCTCGCGCAGGACGCCCTCGACCGCGCCATCGACTACACACGGGAGCGCGAGCAGTTCGGGGAGCCCCTCTCCGCGATACAGGCCGTCCGGCACAAACTCGCCGACATGTACACCACCGTCGAGTCGGGGCGCCTGCTCACGCGCGAGGCGGCGCGCAAGAAGGCCGCGGGGACCGCCGACTTCCCGCGGGCGGCGAGCGTCGCCAAGTACGTCGCCAGCGAGGGGGCGATGGACGTGACCAACGAGGCCGTCCAGCTCCACGGCGGCTACGGCTACACCACCGAGTTCGACGTCGAGCGCCTCTACCGCGACGCCAAGATAACGACCATCTACGAGGGGACGACGCAGATACAGCAGACCGTCATCGCGCGGAGCCTGCTCGACTGA
- a CDS encoding HAD family hydrolase, with translation MTRYEPGTEEYEAVVYDLDGTLVHLAVEWDVVAREVEAALEARGVRVADPDLWGMLERAGETEHEAAVEGVIAAHERRGARESRRLPFADALPHDVPVAVCSLNCEAACRIALEVHDLDAHVDAVVGRDSVATKKPHPEPLLTAVEALGTTPERSLFVGDSERDEVTAERAGTAFRYV, from the coding sequence GTGACACGCTACGAACCGGGGACCGAGGAGTACGAGGCGGTCGTCTACGACCTCGACGGGACGCTCGTCCACCTCGCGGTCGAGTGGGACGTCGTCGCGCGCGAGGTCGAGGCGGCGCTCGAAGCGCGCGGCGTCCGCGTCGCGGACCCCGACCTCTGGGGGATGCTCGAACGCGCGGGGGAGACGGAGCACGAGGCGGCCGTCGAGGGGGTCATCGCCGCCCACGAGCGCCGCGGCGCCCGCGAGTCCAGGCGTCTCCCGTTCGCCGACGCCCTCCCCCACGACGTCCCCGTCGCGGTCTGCTCGCTCAACTGCGAGGCGGCCTGCCGCATCGCGCTCGAGGTCCACGACCTCGATGCACACGTCGACGCCGTCGTGGGTCGCGACAGCGTCGCGACGAAGAAACCGCACCCCGAACCCCTCCTGACGGCCGTCGAGGCGCTGGGGACGACGCCCGAACGGTCGCTGTTCGTCGGCGACTCCGAGCGCGACGAGGTGACCGCGGAGCGGGCCGGCACGGCGTTCCGGTACGTCTGA
- a CDS encoding DUF5822 domain-containing protein has product MAPHVEYTDPEGIDYGWVMQTTFVLTIVVGAPVVAALSLLSPPLETWGQRAEFAVRVGAVVWLCVAVGVFLYARRTQAGAEETDGDRPDSDAD; this is encoded by the coding sequence GTGGCGCCCCACGTCGAGTACACGGACCCCGAGGGCATCGACTACGGCTGGGTGATGCAGACGACGTTCGTCCTCACCATCGTCGTCGGCGCACCGGTCGTCGCCGCCCTCTCGCTGCTCTCGCCGCCCCTCGAGACGTGGGGCCAGCGCGCCGAGTTCGCCGTCCGCGTCGGCGCCGTCGTCTGGCTCTGCGTCGCCGTCGGCGTCTTCCTCTACGCTCGCCGGACGCAGGCTGGAGCCGAGGAGACGGACGGCGACCGTCCGGACTCCGACGCGGACTGA